The following are encoded together in the Vibrio splendidus genome:
- a CDS encoding glycosyltransferase family 9 protein: protein MSLFSTAPQSLCILRLSAIGDVCHAISVVQAIQKQWPETKITWITGKIEAMLIGDLPGIEVIVFDKKQGFKGMRELWHQLSDRKFDALLHMQAALRASVLSWGIKAKCKVGFGKNRTREMQSLFTNRHLPISDKFHVLDNFAEFARYIGVPFDKPQWNIPLTPKDEQLAISTMADKPTLVISPAASKDSRNWLTERYAAIADYAVEQGMQVVLCGSPAPREVNLGNDIEKLCQSPVTNLIGKTNLKQLTAVLKHATVVLAPDTGPAHLATTQSTPVIGLYAHSDPRRTGPYNDLDIVVSVYQQHVEAQQGKPVADLPWGTRAKGDDLMKDITLDMVKQTLDKALTSIKTPSKDS from the coding sequence ATGTCACTGTTCTCAACTGCACCTCAATCTCTTTGCATACTTCGCCTCTCCGCGATTGGTGATGTTTGTCATGCTATTTCTGTGGTTCAAGCCATCCAGAAGCAGTGGCCTGAAACGAAAATCACTTGGATCACAGGTAAAATAGAAGCCATGCTGATCGGCGATCTACCCGGCATTGAGGTTATTGTTTTCGATAAGAAACAAGGCTTCAAAGGAATGCGTGAATTATGGCACCAGCTATCTGATCGTAAATTTGATGCTCTTCTGCATATGCAAGCCGCACTCAGAGCCAGCGTACTATCATGGGGGATAAAGGCGAAGTGCAAAGTGGGATTTGGAAAAAACCGTACTCGTGAAATGCAATCACTCTTTACTAATCGCCATCTACCTATTTCAGACAAGTTTCATGTATTGGATAACTTTGCCGAATTTGCTCGCTACATTGGTGTACCCTTCGATAAGCCTCAATGGAATATCCCTTTAACACCTAAAGATGAACAATTAGCAATCAGCACCATGGCAGACAAACCGACCTTGGTTATCTCCCCTGCTGCTAGCAAAGATTCTCGCAACTGGCTAACAGAGCGGTACGCAGCTATTGCTGACTATGCTGTCGAACAAGGCATGCAAGTGGTGTTATGTGGTTCTCCGGCACCAAGAGAAGTTAACCTAGGTAACGACATCGAAAAATTATGCCAATCGCCAGTAACCAACTTGATTGGCAAAACGAACTTGAAGCAACTGACTGCCGTACTGAAACATGCAACGGTGGTATTGGCACCTGATACTGGTCCAGCCCACTTGGCAACGACACAGTCAACGCCTGTAATCGGCTTGTATGCACACAGCGATCCTCGTAGAACAGGACCTTACAATGACCTTGATATCGTGGTGAGCGTTTATCAACAGCATGTAGAAGCACAACAAGGTAAACCAGTCGCAGACCTTCCATGGGGAACCCGTGCTAAAGGCGATGATTTAATGAAAGACATCACGCTCGACATGGTAAAGCAGACACTCGACAAAGCCTTAACTTCCATAAAAACACCAAGCAAGGACAGCTAA
- a CDS encoding 3-deoxy-D-manno-octulosonic acid kinase yields the protein METISTKNQTIWYDPELLAQVPEDDIAQIFEAEYWQQQDAISGSAQGRGTTWFIQLDGIQAALRHYRRGGLFGKLVEDQYRFSDWESTRCAMELNVLNVLANAGVNVPKPIAARATKSGLLYRADLMSERIPNAKDLVDVLVNGPIDADVYRRIGQEVRKMHDAGVNHTDLNIHNILLDDSQRVWIIDFDKCGQQAGDDWKEGNLNRLKRSFLKEVNKRQIQWQDSDWELLLQGYQG from the coding sequence ATGGAAACGATTAGCACCAAGAACCAAACAATTTGGTACGACCCTGAACTTTTGGCTCAGGTACCAGAGGACGATATCGCTCAGATCTTTGAGGCTGAATATTGGCAGCAACAAGATGCCATTTCAGGCAGTGCTCAAGGACGCGGTACCACATGGTTCATTCAGCTTGATGGAATACAGGCTGCACTGCGCCATTATCGCCGTGGCGGGTTGTTTGGGAAGCTAGTCGAAGACCAATATCGTTTCTCTGATTGGGAAAGTACGCGCTGCGCGATGGAGCTTAATGTTCTTAATGTATTAGCTAATGCAGGTGTGAATGTACCCAAGCCTATTGCCGCTCGGGCGACGAAAAGCGGACTACTTTATCGAGCGGACTTAATGTCTGAACGAATTCCCAATGCCAAGGATCTGGTTGATGTATTGGTCAATGGTCCGATAGATGCGGATGTTTATCGTCGAATTGGCCAAGAGGTACGCAAGATGCATGATGCTGGGGTTAATCATACCGATCTCAACATTCATAATATCTTACTTGATGACTCGCAAAGGGTGTGGATTATTGACTTTGATAAGTGTGGTCAGCAAGCGGGTGATGACTGGAAAGAAGGCAACTTAAATCGCTTAAAGCGCTCGTTTTTAAAAGAAGTGAACAAGCGCCAGATTCAATGGCAAGATTCGGATTGGGAACTGTTATTGCAAGGCTACCAAGGTTAA
- the waaA gene encoding lipid IV(A) 3-deoxy-D-manno-octulosonic acid transferase translates to MLIRLIYTLILSLASPLLLYGLYKSKPGKPSFGQRWKEHFGITPQTQGKNPIWIHAVSVGESIAAVPIIKQLKRRNPNQAIIVTTTTSTGAEQIEKLGDLVEHRYMPIDFPWCVRGFLKTVQPKQMLIMETELWPNTLHCVAKAGVPISVLNARLSERSCQRYAKFQPVFNLLAKNLSQVLCQYPSDAERFIRLGLDKTSVHVTGSIKFDIEVSAEQASKGKVLREQIGFERSVWIAASTHQGEDEIILDAHKQLLKDNPNTLLMIVPRHPERFNQVSELAQEHGFKTITRTSQQPITSDVEVYIADTMGEMLVLLGGSDVCFMGGSLVGDKVGGHNLLEPAALQLPLLNGPSYFNFSEITDKLLEANAVVICQDSSDIASQLRELFTQTKLRKDKGLAAYQVVEQNRGALNKTLGHIIN, encoded by the coding sequence ATGCTTATACGACTTATCTATACTCTCATATTGTCATTAGCTTCTCCGCTACTGCTGTATGGGCTTTATAAGAGCAAACCCGGAAAGCCAAGTTTTGGTCAGCGTTGGAAAGAACATTTCGGGATCACACCGCAAACTCAAGGTAAGAATCCTATCTGGATTCACGCAGTATCGGTTGGTGAATCGATTGCCGCCGTACCGATCATCAAGCAACTGAAGCGACGCAATCCAAACCAAGCCATCATCGTTACCACGACAACCAGCACGGGTGCAGAGCAGATAGAAAAACTCGGTGATTTAGTCGAGCATCGCTACATGCCGATTGATTTTCCTTGGTGTGTTCGAGGTTTTTTGAAGACTGTTCAGCCTAAACAGATGTTAATCATGGAAACCGAGTTATGGCCAAACACGCTGCACTGCGTCGCGAAAGCTGGGGTTCCTATTTCAGTACTTAACGCTCGTCTATCCGAACGCTCGTGCCAACGCTACGCCAAATTCCAACCTGTGTTTAACCTTCTAGCAAAAAACCTATCTCAAGTACTTTGCCAATACCCAAGTGATGCTGAGCGTTTTATACGATTAGGGTTAGATAAAACATCTGTGCATGTGACTGGGTCGATCAAGTTTGATATTGAAGTCTCAGCTGAACAAGCATCAAAAGGCAAAGTGTTACGTGAACAAATTGGCTTTGAACGCAGTGTATGGATAGCTGCCAGCACTCATCAAGGCGAAGATGAAATTATCTTAGACGCTCATAAACAGCTCCTTAAAGACAATCCTAATACCTTGCTGATGATTGTGCCTCGTCACCCAGAGAGATTTAACCAAGTCTCTGAGCTAGCTCAAGAGCACGGCTTCAAGACTATCACTCGAACGAGTCAGCAACCAATCACCTCTGATGTTGAAGTGTATATTGCGGATACGATGGGAGAAATGTTGGTATTACTCGGCGGGTCTGATGTGTGCTTTATGGGAGGAAGCCTTGTGGGCGATAAGGTGGGTGGCCACAATCTTCTAGAGCCTGCGGCACTGCAGTTACCTTTACTCAATGGTCCGAGCTACTTTAACTTCAGCGAGATCACTGACAAACTGCTGGAAGCCAATGCCGTGGTTATTTGTCAAGATAGCAGTGACATTGCAAGCCAACTCAGAGAGCTGTTCACCCAAACTAAATTACGTAAAGATAAAGGCTTAGCGGCTTATCAAGTAGTTGAACAGAACCGAGGGGCGTTGAATAAAACCTTGGGACACATTATTAATTAG
- a CDS encoding UDP-N-acetylglucosamine 2-epimerase has protein sequence MQTDQTYRFLLYVEQNYSFAILRPFYDYAKQLGHEVKWLLVGEDASEHLLLDQEQSVSLTEAIAFNPSAVLVPGDRVPAFIPGLKVQVFHGLNESKRGNLYPERGLFDLYCTEGHERTSSLEPLAKQRGYFQVKETGWLKLDSLFNYQTSENRHERPQILFASTFSPSLSCAEFVYEELKRLSQLSQWQWLVTLHPKMNQETRAKYQALEGDNLLFFDNDRVIEMQHRADVMVCDNSSIFQEFLLLNKPVVTVNNRDPQASFINITQAEQLESAIKQAMLADEARDNAIAHYGPSITPYLDGQSSVRVLSAITDVLESGWQDNKPKNWIRNFKIRKSLNYWKF, from the coding sequence ATGCAAACCGATCAAACCTATCGTTTCTTGCTCTACGTCGAGCAAAATTATTCATTTGCTATTCTTCGCCCATTCTATGATTACGCGAAGCAACTCGGCCATGAGGTTAAGTGGTTGCTTGTTGGTGAAGACGCTTCTGAACATCTTTTACTGGATCAAGAGCAGAGCGTTTCTTTGACAGAAGCTATTGCCTTTAATCCTTCTGCTGTTCTAGTTCCTGGTGATCGTGTTCCTGCGTTTATTCCAGGATTGAAGGTGCAAGTATTTCATGGCTTGAACGAGAGCAAACGAGGGAACTTATACCCTGAGCGTGGTCTATTTGATTTGTATTGCACTGAAGGCCATGAAAGAACAAGTTCGCTTGAGCCGTTAGCCAAGCAACGCGGCTATTTTCAAGTAAAAGAGACCGGGTGGCTGAAGCTCGATAGCTTGTTTAATTATCAAACTAGTGAGAACCGTCATGAGAGACCTCAAATTCTGTTTGCCTCGACGTTTTCGCCAAGCTTATCGTGTGCAGAGTTTGTTTATGAGGAGCTTAAACGCCTAAGCCAACTGAGCCAGTGGCAATGGTTGGTGACTCTTCACCCTAAAATGAATCAAGAGACACGAGCCAAATATCAGGCACTGGAAGGGGATAACCTTCTCTTTTTCGATAATGATCGAGTGATTGAAATGCAGCATCGCGCCGATGTCATGGTGTGTGATAACTCATCGATATTTCAGGAATTCTTGTTGCTCAATAAGCCTGTTGTCACGGTAAATAATCGAGACCCTCAAGCAAGCTTTATTAATATTACTCAAGCCGAGCAATTAGAGTCAGCAATTAAGCAAGCGATGCTAGCTGATGAAGCTAGAGATAACGCTATCGCTCATTACGGTCCGTCAATTACTCCATATCTAGATGGGCAATCCTCAGTGAGAGTTCTGAGTGCTATTACTGATGTGCTAGAAAGCGGCTGGCAAGATAACAAGCCAAAAAATTGGATTCGTAACTTTAAGATCCGTAAATCATTAAACTATTGGAAATTCTAG
- a CDS encoding glycosyltransferase family 2 protein, with protein MRKHTLSVIVITKNEEDRIETCLKSVVDIADELIVLDSGSTDATVEICQKYTDNVTITDWPGFGKQKQRALDKATCDWVLSIDADEALDEEMSKALVELLKQDQIKHTAYKLPWGVTLYGTTLKYGRSARAVLRLFQREGSRYTLDEVHETVVPEQGSTGILKGFLLHYTHRDYGHGLDKAAQYAWLGSQKYHRKGKKSHGLFLALLRAAWTFFLVYIIRRGFMDGSVGFIMAMTYAQVNFNKYVGLWILENRSEASSKDQTK; from the coding sequence ATGAGAAAACATACCCTGTCTGTCATTGTTATTACCAAGAATGAAGAAGACCGAATTGAAACTTGCCTTAAATCTGTCGTCGACATTGCCGATGAGCTGATTGTTTTAGACAGCGGCTCAACGGATGCAACGGTAGAGATATGCCAAAAATACACAGATAACGTGACCATCACAGACTGGCCGGGCTTTGGTAAACAAAAGCAACGAGCTTTAGATAAAGCTACATGTGATTGGGTGTTATCAATCGATGCTGATGAAGCGTTAGATGAAGAGATGAGTAAGGCTCTTGTTGAATTATTAAAACAAGATCAAATCAAACATACTGCTTATAAACTTCCTTGGGGAGTGACCCTTTATGGCACAACACTTAAGTATGGTCGCAGTGCTCGTGCGGTATTGAGGTTATTTCAGAGAGAAGGCTCTCGTTATACGCTTGATGAAGTTCATGAGACGGTCGTTCCGGAGCAAGGCTCTACAGGGATATTGAAGGGGTTTCTTCTTCATTACACCCATCGTGACTATGGCCACGGCCTAGATAAAGCAGCGCAGTACGCCTGGCTCGGCTCGCAAAAGTACCATCGTAAAGGCAAGAAATCACACGGCTTATTTTTGGCCTTGTTACGAGCGGCATGGACATTCTTCCTTGTTTATATTATTCGCCGCGGCTTTATGGATGGTAGTGTCGGCTTCATTATGGCGATGACCTACGCTCAAGTGAATTTCAATAAATACGTCGGTTTGTGGATTCTTGAAAATCGTTCAGAAGCCAGCTCAAAAGACCAAACCAAATAG
- a CDS encoding glycosyltransferase family 4 protein, whose translation MKILVCASYLHAWNSLRPEAAIFIELARQGHQVTIMTQGESEHVSKLEECGIRVVDGYPKRKICFDTIKKIRHELKTHDYDICYAFNSKTIPNAAFACIGFNVKLVVYRGTTGGLYRHDPSAYLTQLHPRVDGIVCVSEAVRQDVVKRVWKNKDNVVTIYKGHELDWYKVPPTERSEFGLNEDDVVAITAAHVRPSKGISVLLEATKYITAPNFHLILAGSGYEPHFDEMKASPMSERIHYIGHRTDIPSIMCMADFQVQPSISGEGLPRTIVEAMANGTTSVVTTTGGAPELVVDGETGYIVPTGDAKALGEAMDKLAQDKAKCTTMSEAAKKRLDESFSSRVTVKKHLEFFEKLLKQ comes from the coding sequence ATGAAGATTTTAGTTTGTGCATCTTACTTACATGCATGGAACAGTTTACGCCCTGAAGCCGCGATCTTTATTGAGCTTGCGCGTCAAGGTCACCAAGTCACTATTATGACCCAAGGTGAGTCTGAGCATGTCTCAAAGTTAGAAGAGTGCGGCATTCGAGTCGTTGATGGTTATCCAAAGCGTAAAATTTGTTTTGATACCATTAAAAAGATTCGCCACGAGCTGAAAACGCATGATTACGACATCTGCTATGCTTTTAACTCAAAGACGATACCTAATGCGGCGTTTGCGTGTATTGGTTTCAACGTTAAATTAGTCGTTTATCGAGGCACTACTGGCGGGTTATATCGACATGACCCTAGTGCTTATTTAACTCAACTTCACCCTCGTGTAGACGGCATTGTCTGTGTTTCAGAAGCGGTGCGACAAGATGTGGTAAAACGAGTTTGGAAGAACAAAGATAACGTTGTTACCATCTACAAAGGGCATGAATTGGATTGGTATAAAGTACCACCAACCGAGCGTTCTGAGTTTGGTTTGAATGAAGATGATGTCGTCGCGATTACTGCAGCGCACGTAAGGCCAAGTAAGGGCATCTCTGTCTTACTTGAGGCGACCAAATACATTACTGCACCGAACTTCCATTTGATCTTAGCGGGCAGCGGCTACGAGCCTCATTTTGATGAGATGAAAGCGAGCCCTATGAGTGAGCGCATTCACTACATTGGTCATCGTACTGATATCCCTTCAATCATGTGTATGGCTGACTTTCAAGTTCAGCCATCGATTAGCGGAGAAGGACTACCACGCACGATTGTCGAAGCGATGGCAAATGGCACAACCTCAGTAGTGACAACTACCGGTGGCGCTCCTGAACTCGTTGTAGATGGCGAGACTGGTTATATTGTCCCGACTGGTGACGCCAAGGCGTTAGGGGAGGCTATGGATAAGCTTGCACAAGATAAGGCAAAGTGCACAACAATGAGTGAAGCAGCTAAGAAGCGCCTAGATGAAAGCTTTAGTTCACGAGTGACAGTGAAGAAGCATTTGGAATTTTTTGAGAAGTTGCTTAAGCAGTAA
- a CDS encoding acylneuraminate cytidylyltransferase family protein, with amino-acid sequence MIDTKRVLAIIPARGGSKRLPRKNVLPLAGKPLIGWSIDAAKKSKYVDQVFVSTDDQEIADASSLFGVDVPELRPDHLASDTATTESVLTYTLEKFGRDVDIIVLLQPTSPLRTAQHIDEALDLFIEKQAFSVVSVTPCEHPPLWANTLPEDGTMGDFIRPEALKRSQDCGDFYRFNGAIYIFDARKLMEYGEIKYTEKSFAYVMENRVSFDIDQQLDFELAEFFMNKKG; translated from the coding sequence ATGATTGACACTAAAAGAGTATTGGCGATTATACCTGCCCGCGGTGGCAGCAAACGACTACCAAGAAAGAACGTGCTGCCTTTAGCTGGAAAACCATTAATTGGGTGGTCAATTGATGCAGCCAAAAAGAGTAAGTATGTTGATCAAGTATTCGTTAGCACAGATGATCAGGAGATAGCGGATGCCTCCTCCCTATTTGGTGTCGATGTTCCAGAACTAAGACCAGACCACTTAGCATCGGATACAGCAACGACAGAGAGTGTTCTAACTTATACGTTAGAAAAATTTGGACGTGACGTAGATATAATTGTACTGCTTCAACCAACATCTCCATTGCGAACGGCTCAACATATCGATGAAGCATTGGATCTGTTCATTGAAAAACAGGCTTTCTCCGTTGTTTCCGTTACACCATGTGAACACCCACCGCTTTGGGCTAACACGCTTCCAGAAGATGGCACAATGGGAGACTTTATTCGCCCTGAAGCATTAAAGCGCTCTCAAGATTGCGGTGATTTTTACCGATTCAATGGGGCTATTTATATCTTCGATGCTCGAAAGCTTATGGAGTATGGTGAAATTAAATACACGGAAAAATCCTTTGCCTACGTGATGGAAAATCGAGTTTCTTTTGATATTGACCAACAATTAGATTTTGAACTTGCCGAGTTTTTTATGAACAAAAAGGGCTAA
- a CDS encoding nucleotidyltransferase family protein — MINSWKKAILSPSATLKDALQIIDSEALRGALVVDGLHTLLGVVTDGDIRRGLLSGKGLNTPVSDVMNSSPVTATSLNSRDHLIEEMNKLDILFIPIVDDGKLVGLETLHRALVNKPSYQNPVFIMAGGFGTRLKPLTDSCPKPMLKIGDKPILETVIRSFTKAGFVNFYISTHYMPEQIQNHFGDGSDLGINITYVHENEPLGTGGALGLLPDDLPKDLPLIMINGDVLTKVDFQRLLEFHIDNNADATMCVREYDYQIPYGVINGEGNKITSMVEKPIQRFFVNAGIYVVSPQVIDSVPKNYHIDMPTLLEQHMNKRNNVLMFPIHEYWLDIGRMDDFNRAQADIHSLEMF, encoded by the coding sequence ATGATTAATAGTTGGAAAAAAGCCATCTTGTCACCGTCAGCAACACTTAAAGATGCGTTACAAATTATAGATTCAGAAGCACTCCGTGGAGCATTGGTCGTTGATGGCTTGCACACCTTGTTAGGTGTAGTCACAGATGGGGATATTCGTCGAGGGCTGTTATCGGGCAAAGGCCTTAACACTCCTGTATCTGATGTAATGAACTCGTCACCAGTAACAGCAACATCACTAAATTCAAGAGATCACCTAATTGAGGAAATGAATAAGCTCGATATCTTGTTCATTCCTATCGTTGATGACGGGAAATTAGTTGGCCTCGAAACTCTTCACCGCGCTCTAGTAAACAAACCAAGTTATCAAAACCCAGTCTTTATTATGGCTGGAGGTTTTGGTACCCGTTTGAAGCCTCTGACAGATAGCTGCCCCAAACCGATGCTAAAGATCGGTGATAAACCAATTCTTGAAACGGTGATACGAAGCTTTACTAAAGCGGGTTTCGTTAACTTTTATATCTCTACGCATTATATGCCCGAACAAATTCAAAACCACTTTGGCGATGGTAGTGATTTAGGCATTAACATCACCTACGTCCATGAGAATGAACCGCTAGGAACAGGTGGCGCATTAGGCTTATTACCTGACGACCTACCTAAAGATTTACCTCTCATTATGATTAATGGAGATGTTCTAACAAAGGTAGATTTTCAACGCTTGTTAGAATTTCATATAGACAATAATGCTGATGCAACGATGTGTGTCCGTGAATACGACTATCAAATCCCTTACGGTGTGATAAATGGAGAAGGAAACAAAATAACGAGTATGGTCGAAAAACCAATACAACGTTTTTTCGTGAATGCTGGCATTTATGTAGTTTCACCTCAAGTCATTGATTCTGTGCCAAAAAATTACCATATAGATATGCCTACGTTGTTAGAGCAACATATGAATAAACGCAACAATGTATTGATGTTTCCAATCCACGAGTATTGGTTAGATATTGGCCGCATGGACGATTTCAATCGAGCGCAGGCTGATATCCATAGCTTAGAGATGTTCTAA
- a CDS encoding acetyltransferase, with amino-acid sequence MSNLELPIVMIGGGGHASVLTDILLEKGREIVAVISPDDITQRDVFVGLTQLLEDADITEFSPSDVLLVNGIGMMPKSSLREKVGIYFSQLGYRFETVIAPTAHVSSFVSLAEGSQILTQAVVQTGVEIGAHSIINTAALVEHDCIIGQHNHIAPRATLCGHVKTHDNVYVGAGSTVIQGIELGKGCIVGAGSTIVKDVDSHTITFAKLNQETKWVGND; translated from the coding sequence TTGAGTAACCTTGAACTTCCCATTGTAATGATTGGTGGCGGTGGGCATGCTAGCGTGTTAACCGATATTTTGTTGGAGAAAGGACGAGAGATTGTTGCAGTTATTAGCCCAGATGACATAACTCAACGTGATGTTTTTGTGGGACTTACTCAACTCTTAGAAGACGCTGATATAACGGAGTTCTCACCAAGTGATGTTCTGTTGGTAAATGGTATTGGCATGATGCCTAAGTCTTCATTGCGAGAGAAAGTTGGAATCTATTTTAGCCAATTGGGTTATCGATTTGAGACCGTTATTGCGCCAACAGCTCATGTATCAAGTTTTGTTTCTCTAGCTGAAGGCTCTCAAATTCTAACTCAAGCCGTAGTGCAGACTGGTGTTGAGATAGGAGCCCATAGCATCATTAATACAGCAGCTCTCGTTGAGCATGATTGTATTATTGGTCAGCACAATCATATTGCTCCTCGAGCAACACTTTGTGGACACGTTAAAACCCATGACAATGTATATGTTGGAGCCGGGTCGACAGTAATTCAGGGTATTGAGTTGGGTAAAGGCTGTATTGTAGGGGCGGGCAGCACCATTGTTAAAGACGTTGACTCGCACACAATTACTTTCGCTAAACTAAATCAGGAAACTAAGTGGGTTGGAAATGATTAA
- the neuB gene encoding N-acetylneuraminate synthase encodes MTLIIAEAGVNHNGNDKLAFELVEAAYQAGADIVKFQTFKAKNLVTESAKQADYQVANTQKQESQLAMLSRLELSYEVHHQLVAHCNKLGIEFLSTAFDSESLDFLVNELGLKRLKIPSGEITNAPLVLEHARTGCDLIVSTGMATLAEVESVLGVIAFGYLTDDDKQPSILAFQQAYASNEGQRLLKEKVTILHCTTEYPAPMEEINLKAMDTLGLAFDLASGYSDHSEGITIPIAAVARGAVLIEKHFTLDKTMEGPDHKASLEPDELKAMIDAIRQVEVALGTNVKSPTVSEVKNKTVARKSLVAAKPISVGETFNMENLVIKRPGSGMSPYKLWELLGKTASKPYQAGDLIVE; translated from the coding sequence ATGACATTAATAATTGCTGAAGCAGGTGTTAACCATAATGGGAATGATAAGCTCGCCTTTGAATTAGTGGAAGCTGCTTATCAAGCAGGTGCTGACATTGTTAAGTTTCAAACCTTTAAAGCGAAGAACTTGGTCACAGAGTCGGCAAAGCAAGCTGACTATCAAGTAGCGAACACACAAAAGCAAGAATCTCAGTTGGCCATGTTAAGTCGCCTAGAATTATCGTATGAAGTACACCATCAACTGGTTGCCCACTGCAATAAACTTGGGATTGAATTCCTCTCTACTGCTTTTGATTCTGAAAGCTTAGATTTTTTGGTGAACGAACTCGGTCTTAAGCGATTAAAGATCCCCTCAGGTGAGATCACAAACGCGCCTCTTGTTTTAGAGCATGCACGTACTGGTTGTGATCTTATTGTTTCTACAGGTATGGCTACATTGGCAGAAGTTGAGTCAGTACTTGGGGTTATAGCATTCGGTTATCTTACTGACGATGACAAACAACCCAGTATTCTGGCTTTCCAACAAGCTTATGCCTCGAATGAAGGGCAGAGGTTGCTTAAAGAAAAAGTGACTATCTTACATTGTACAACTGAATATCCAGCGCCAATGGAAGAAATTAATCTGAAAGCAATGGACACACTAGGCCTAGCATTTGATTTAGCGTCAGGCTATTCAGATCACAGTGAGGGAATAACTATTCCAATCGCTGCTGTAGCGCGTGGGGCAGTATTAATCGAAAAACATTTTACCCTTGATAAAACCATGGAAGGGCCAGACCACAAAGCTTCTTTGGAACCAGATGAACTCAAAGCTATGATCGATGCTATTCGCCAGGTTGAAGTCGCGCTTGGGACTAATGTTAAGAGCCCCACTGTTTCTGAGGTTAAAAACAAGACCGTAGCTCGTAAAAGCTTAGTCGCAGCAAAACCAATCTCTGTTGGGGAAACCTTTAACATGGAAAATTTAGTGATAAAGCGCCCGGGCTCAGGTATGTCTCCTTATAAGTTGTGGGAGCTTTTGGGAAAAACAGCAAGTAAGCCATATCAAGCAGGGGATCTAATCGTTGAGTAA
- the neuC gene encoding UDP-N-acetylglucosamine 2-epimerase, translated as MQTHKKVAVFTGTRAEYGLLFWLLKDIQSDPALTLQLLVSGMHLSPEFGDTYKQIEKDGFLIDEKIEILLSSDSPVGTAKSMGLGVLGFADALSRLAPDVLVILGDRFEALTAAQTAMILRIPIIHLHGGEITEGAYDDAIRHAITKLSYLHGTSTDEYRNRVIQLGESPERVKNVGAIGLDHLNRGSFMTISELSESLNFDLTGPYFVVTYHPVTLGDESPEDSFQALLDALDEYPNHQIILTYPNADDGGRRIIPMLEAYAAKQPSRVLAIPSLGQIRYLSSVKHAAAVIGNSSSGIIEVPAFDVPTVNIGSRQKGRLAAKSVLNCEPSLASITEAISDAVKRNYKLDGETIINPYGQGNTSGQVIEMLKSLRFERSKAFHDLTLDNV; from the coding sequence ATGCAGACACATAAAAAGGTCGCGGTCTTTACAGGTACCAGAGCGGAGTATGGTCTGCTCTTTTGGCTTTTAAAAGACATACAAAGCGACCCAGCTCTAACATTACAGTTGCTCGTTTCTGGTATGCACCTATCTCCAGAATTTGGTGATACTTATAAGCAAATAGAAAAAGATGGCTTCCTGATCGACGAGAAAATAGAGATTTTGCTCTCTTCTGACTCGCCGGTAGGAACGGCAAAAAGTATGGGGTTGGGCGTTCTAGGTTTTGCTGATGCATTGTCACGATTAGCACCCGATGTTCTTGTCATTCTTGGAGATCGTTTTGAAGCTCTAACTGCAGCGCAAACTGCCATGATACTCCGTATTCCAATTATCCATTTGCATGGTGGGGAAATAACCGAAGGCGCTTACGATGATGCGATCCGTCATGCTATTACCAAATTGAGCTACCTGCATGGCACGTCAACAGACGAATATCGAAATCGAGTCATTCAATTAGGTGAATCGCCAGAACGAGTAAAAAACGTTGGTGCGATTGGCTTAGATCACTTGAATAGAGGCTCTTTTATGACGATTTCAGAGTTGAGTGAATCACTGAACTTTGATCTTACAGGTCCTTATTTTGTAGTCACCTACCATCCTGTCACTCTCGGAGATGAATCCCCAGAGGATAGCTTTCAAGCTCTGTTAGACGCACTAGATGAATACCCGAATCACCAAATTATACTGACTTATCCTAATGCGGATGATGGCGGGCGTCGAATCATTCCGATGTTAGAGGCTTATGCAGCGAAACAACCAAGCCGCGTGCTGGCAATCCCCTCTCTCGGGCAAATACGCTATTTAAGTTCAGTCAAGCACGCTGCTGCAGTCATTGGAAACTCGTCGAGTGGTATTATTGAAGTTCCGGCTTTTGATGTTCCAACGGTCAATATTGGTTCAAGACAAAAAGGGCGCCTAGCGGCCAAAAGTGTGCTGAATTGCGAACCCAGTTTGGCATCTATCACAGAGGCAATTAGTGATGCTGTGAAGCGAAATTACAAGCTAGATGGTGAAACGATCATCAATCCTTATGGGCAAGGTAACACGAGTGGTCAGGTTATAGAAATGCTTAAATCCTTGCGTTTTGAACGCAGCAAAGCGTTCCATGACCTCACACTAGATAATGTATAA